Genomic DNA from Cucurbita pepo subsp. pepo cultivar mu-cu-16 chromosome LG13, ASM280686v2, whole genome shotgun sequence:
AAACCaaatgtggagcaaggttccaagacaacgaagcaagtgggagttgagcttgagttNctgtcgaatatgtacgaaataccgtcggctatgaacaaggtgtatttgatgcggagattgttcaatctacaaatgtttGAAGGTCGATCTGttgttgatcatataaatgaattcattatgatcgtaagtcaactgagtttggtggaaattaatttcgaggataaaattaaagtattcatctttacccgagttatgggatactgttgttgcgcaatcagcagttcccgaggatctgataaactgaagtttgatgaaattcgagatgtagttctcagctaAGGTATTCGcaaatgagaaattgaaaattcatctggtagtgctctcagtgttgaccaacgaggaagaagtaaaccgaagggcccaaacaaagagcgatcaaaatcaaagaaccgagaaaaatcttcaaatagaccaaacataacgtgttggaattgtggagaaaaatgtcactttcGGACAAattgtacaagaccaaagaggatGTAGAATCACAAATTTGGAGacgatgatgattctataaattcagcagaagacattagggatgctctaatccttaGCGTGGACAGTTcgattgaatcctggattttggattcaggtgcatcttttcattcgtctccaaataaagagttgttccgGAATTTTAAGTCTGAAAATTTCGAGAAgttgtatcttgccgacaacaaagatttggagattaaaggaaaaggggaTGTCTGTATAAAAACTCCggcaggaaatcagtggacatcaaatgatgtcagatatattcctagtctcaagaagaacctgatctttattggtcagttggacagCACAAGTTATGCAACAGATTTAGGGAAGAGTTCGtagaagattatgaagggtgctatggtggtagcacgtggcataaaatctggaactttatacaccactgtagggtgtatgaacatgaCTACTCTTGctgagtgcttcaaattcaagtctatggcacaatagacttggacatatgagcgtgaaaggaatgaagaagcTGGCTGTTaaaggagttttagaaggtctgaaatctgttgatgtgggtcgttgtgagaactgcgttatgagcaagcagaaacgagttagcttcacaaagactgtCAGAGAATTGAAGATCGGTTGAAAATGATCCATACaaatgtggagcaaggttccaaaaccacgaagcaagtgagagttgagcttgagttgcagggaNATGTAGAATCACAAATTTGGAGacgatgatgattctataaattcagcagaagacattaGGGATGCTNGATATCAGAGTCTTGacgaaattcaccacgatctgtgatgATGGAAAACttaaagattggaattgagaagttcgatggatcaaAGATCTTCCGAAcccctgttgggggtgaagctggataccatgaccatagaacagtggaagctcaaggatcgaaaAGCGTTATggttgatccggttgacgctatccagaaacgtggcgttcaacatcatcaaggagaagacaacgtcagatctgttgaaggggctgtcgaatatgtacgaaataccgtcggctatgaacaaggtgtatttgatgcggagattgttcaatctacaaatgtttGAAGGTCGATCTGttgttgatcatataaatgaattcattatgatcgtaagtcaactgagtttggtggaaattaatttcgaggataaaattaaagtattcatctttacccgagttatgggatactgttgttgcgcaatcagcagttcccgaggatctgataaactgaagtttgatgaaattcgagatgtagttctcagctaAGGTATTCGcaaatgagaaattgaaaattcatctggtagtgctctcagtgttgaccaacgaggaagaagtaaaccgaagggcccaaacaaagagcgatcaaaatcaaagaaccgagaaaaatcttcaaatagaccaaacataacgtgttggaattgtggagaaaaatgtcactttcGGACAAattgtacaagaccaaagaggatGTAGAATCACAAATTTGGAGacgatgatgattctataaattcagcagaagacattagggatgctctaatccttaGCGTGGACAGTTcgattgaatcctggattttggattcaggtgcatcttttcattcgtctccaaataaagagttgttccgGAATTTTAAGTCTGAAAATTTCGAGAAgttgtatcttgccgacaacaaagatttggaNGggctgtcgaatatgtacgaaataccgtcggctatgaacaaggtgtatttgatgcggagattgttcaatctacaaatgtttGAAGGTCGATCTGttgttgatcatataaatgaattcattatgatcgtaagtcaactgagtttggtggaaattaatttcgaggataaaattaaagtattcatctttacccgagttatgggatactgttgttgcgcaatcagcagttcccgaggatctgataaactgaagtttgatgaaattcgagatgtagttctcagctaAGGTATTCGcaaatgagaaattgaaaattcatctggtagtgctctcagtgttgaccaacgaggaagaagtaaaccgaagggcccaaacaaagagcgatcaaaatcaaagaaccgagaaaaatcttcaaatagaccaaacataacgtgttggaattgtggagaaaaatgtcactttcGGACAAattgtacaagaccaaagaggatGTAGAATCACAAATTTGGAGacgatgatgattctataaattcagcagaagacattagggatgctctaatccttaGCGTGGACAGTTcgattgaatcctggattttggattcaggtgcatcttttcattcgtctccaaataaagagttgttccgGAATTTTAAGTCTGAAAATTTCGAGAAgttgtatcttgccgacaacaaagatttggagattaaaggaaaaggggaTGTCTGTATAAAAACTCCggcaggaaatcagtggacatcaaatgatgtcagatatattcctagtctcaagaagaacctgatctttATTGGTNTTTGAAGGTCGATCTGttgttgatcatataaatgaattcattatgatcgtaagtcaactgagtttggtggaaattaatttcgaNTCCGGAAAAaatcacctagtgatgttgtagcagatacttaAGAAACTTCTGAGATTGTTGCAGAGGAACCAGCGGtagagcaagtgacacctgaaccNCACAAGTTATGCAACAGATTTAGGGAAGAGTTCGtagaagattatgaagggtgctatggtggtagcacgtggcataaaatctggaactttatacaccactgtagggtgtatgaacatgaCTACTCTTGctgagtgcttcaaattcaagtctatggcacaatagacttggacaNAATGCGTTGTACTAAGGCTaagtacgtggcaatagctgaagctggaaatgAGAGAATATGGATGACtaactatctagaagaattgggcaagaaacaacacaaaaagattctttatagagatagTTAGAGTGTCATACAGTAAGTgaggaacccggtctatcatttaaagataAGACACGgaaggcgataccatttcacttggaggttagtggaagatggtgatgtgttttgagaagatagaggtgcaaagaatccaacaaacatgttgacaaggttgtgcaaagcctcaattggtatggtgcaccgaagatgctcatggtcgtctgagaatgaaattcttggttcaCTAGATCAGTTTctaagtgggagaattgttaagttatggagcctgctgcttatttatagtttagtcgttatacatagtaaactatatatatatatatatgataaatgacatataaagtaaattctcgtaaatagctatgtatagtaaaaagctatatatggtagatagttatatataattgGTGATCATatctggtaaaactatatacaATAAGGtcaaccatatatataccctCACTTTTGAAACGATACTTTCTATATTATCGGTATTCTCTCGTACATATTTGTAGTCGTCAATATAAAACCTTCAGCCAatattctccttgcattttctctcttctttgtaTTCATCTCGATCGAGTGTATGTATTGTTGTGCAATCctaacattaaattatttgaataatttagcTTAATTCGACTAAACACCCATAAataatctttttgttttgaatatttCGATGGGAAATTAAGGGTTTAAACATGtgatttttgtataaaaattCCCCAAAAAGGTGAATTATAAATTGAGGGCGTTTGGTATTGACGTTTAGAGCCGAGTAATtgattatttagtttttatatttaattttgattaatttatttataattaaaaaaaaaattaaggaacgGGTAGAGGTTTAATTTcaacttaataaaataatttgtcgaacataaacattttttgaggaaaaaaatctactatatatttttattatttatttacttatgtttttttagataaaCTTCATCTATCATTTTcaagaatatattaaaaagtaggAGAATAATTTGATGGACGATTTTAAGCAGTTgattatagaaaataatttaaatatatattttaaaccaaTATTTAGTAgttattatcaaaataattttttttcaagggGAATAATATCAAATGTATATTTTggttcaaaagaaatatatttatggtactttttttttactctttcaaattagaaatggaaaatattatatttataataattaaatggatTCTAGAAGCTGTTTCAAATCCGAATCAAAACCTAATTAAAGTTGTTTACTGTCACCAATCCAAAAAGGATCATATATCTTATATTTACtaaaatagcatttttttttgttaattaatatgaataaattaattaggaagttttaattataaaaaattattaaaaaaataaatatatatattttttattagaaaaaaaatattaccatCGAAGATATGTGAGTTGGTGACGTaaatgtaaattaataaattaccCTTCTCTAAAGTAGAAACTAGGTATAAATTACCTCTATTTTTCGATTGGGTTAGGCAGTtgcaattgtttttttttttaattatttaaaaaaattcaaatatatattacactaataattaaaatattataaaactcaaatataaaatatttacagGTTACAATACACCACTAGCATCcgttacaaacgtcaaatattctttatatttgtaataattttaaaagcaaGGTAGAGTAAGTGATATGTTGCAATTACTCTAAggagagtaagattcggattaccttgttgatcgagtATCTCAAGgtaagaacattgtttgagatttgaatcactccacaagtaagatcgatcatgtctagcttgaatgattcttgttgatcaaatatcttaagcaagaacacttgattgagattcgaatcactccacaagcaagattgatcatgtcgagcttgaatgattttacatgcaacctaaactatatagaattgcaaagaaacttagtcattgactaaagaagagcacaaatacttcttttactatattttactagtctacttacaaatataACATACATTGTATTTAATGGCCATAactaaccattatgtaattgtaacctaaagtaaataaaaagtcttaaaatacattaatgaaattcaataactctaaattgtatgacataaaacttcattcttcattcttcttcaacttggcatgaattgaaatatattttgataatttcaacaatatttttttcatttattcagtgaaatatattgtatgattgatgtctcttggttcaatAATtaacccaataaaaaaaaaatgaagcttcGAATCaacttaaactttttaatttctaaaaattcaacccaattaAAGTCgaaaaaaattaactcaactcaaccttTATGAGTTGGGTAGGATAAGTTTATCTAAATTAGTCGAATTATGAGATGAGTAGTACCAAATTAGATAAGCTTGggaatttaaaaacaaaagaataaaataattaaaaaaaaaagtttggtcaaaaaaacaattttgtgATTGGACTATGGAATGAAGTAGACATAGAACACGATGCACTCAAGTATGTTTCAATAATCAATTTCCGTATTAACTTACCATAAATACCTTCCACATCCTTCTCTTCAATCCATTCATACACATCTAACCAAAAAACGCTTCAAATTTCCCTTAATTTTAACAATGGCGTCGTCTAACCCTTGTTCAAAATCCCCTGAGTCAGTACATTCCTCACCATTTGCTTCTCGCTATGTTCAAAACCCAACCCCAAAATTTGTAATGCCTGAAAACTCCATGTCCAAGGAGGCAGCAGCTCAGATCATCAACGACGAGCTCATGCTAGATGGCAACCCACGTCTCAATTTGGCATCCTTCGTCACCACATGGATGGAGCCCGAATGCGACAAGCTAATCATGGACTCGATCAATAAAAACTACGTCAATATGGACGAGTACCCTGTTACCACCGAGATTCAAAATCGGTGTATCAACATGATTGCCCATTTATTCAACGCACCATTGGGAGATTCCGATGTAGCGGTGGGAGCTGGGACGGTGGGGTCGTCAGAAGCCATCATGTTGGCAGGGCTTGCCTTCAAGAGGAAGTGGCAGAGTAAGCGGAAGGCGGAAGGGAAGGCTTTTGATAAGCCTAATCTTGTGACGGGTGCTAATTTTCATGTTTGTTGGGAGAAATTTTGTAGGTATTTTGAAGTGGAGTTAAGGGAAGTTAAAGTTAGAGAAGGGTATTATGTTATGGACCCTTTTGAGGCTGTTGAGATGGTGGATGAGAACACTATTTGTGTTGCTTCAATTTTTGGTTCCACTTATAATGGGGAATTTGAAGATGTGAAGGCGTTGAATGATttgttgatgaagaagaataagGAAAGTGGATGGGATACGCCTATTCATGTGGATgcggctagtggtgggttcATAGCGCCGTTTTTGTATCCAGAGCTGGAATGGGACTTCCGGCTTCCTTTGGTGAAGAGTATCAATGTGAGTGGGCATAAGTATGGGCTTGTGTATGCTGGGATTGGGTGGGTCATTTGGAGAACTACACAAGACTTGCCTCAACAACTCATTTTTCATATTGATTATCTTGGAGCTGATCAGTCTACCTTCACTCTCAACTTCTCCAAAGGTAAAATTCCTCCACTTTTTTCGGTTTTAATAATACcctttattcaattattttcgtATCTGAACGATTCATTTTCAGGGTCAAGCCAGGTGATTGCTCAGTATTATCAATTAATCCGTCTCGGTTTTGAGGTAAGGTTTGGCTTTTGCACAAATTATGTTAAGAATAGAATGGTACATATTATAACAAtctttctaattatttatttagttcctatttctatttaatataatCATTAAGAAAAGTTGTTTGTTTACGCACGTGACAGTCTCTAGTAAACCAAAGACACTGTTTactattttgttttgcttCAATCTCCCTTATAcaatgaaaaaattgaagatttagttattatttgaaaaaatttcacTTTTATCATGGATCCCTTATTCCCTCTATAGGAAGTATTGAtccaatttaataaaattatatttcataatttcgTGATCTACTTTTTACCATTTCGAACGGATTTTTTTGGATACAAATTACgacaattatatttttttctcgaaTCTTTCGTCGAGAGGTAaaggattaaattttttaagaaaaaagttttttatggaaatattaataattttgaagatcCCTTAACTATTAACAGATTAAGAGTGATTGGCACTAAACTCATggtaattttctaaattagccCCGTGTATCCCCTCCCAACTATCCTCCCaatgaacaaagtacactacaATTTCCCTCTAAAGAAGTCTATGAAGCCcttgaacaacctccccttaattgaggttCAACTTCTTAATGTGGAGTCCTTGAACAAAGTCGAGGGtcccaacttctttgttccttttaatcgagactcgactcttttgtggagccctcaaacaaagtacaccctttgttcaacacttagtcacttttgactacactttcgaaGGTTCTAACTTCTTTGTTCTAACTTCTAAGTTAAGGATatgcctctgataccatgtttgGAGTTaggactctccacaatggtatgatattgtccactatgagtataagctctcatagctttgcttttttgtttctccGAAAGGACTCGTagcaatagagatgtatttcttatttataagtCCATAATCATTAGCTAACGTGGGATTTTCTCCCGACCATCCTcaacaaattattatataatatcttaTCGTTTATGATGATGAACAAGGGATACCGCAAGGTGATGCAAAACTGTCGCGACAACGCCATGGCATTGAAGGAAGGACTACAAAACACGGGGCAATTCACGATAGTGTCGAAGGACATCGGCGTGCCAGTGGTGGCATTTTCCCTCAAAGATCGAAGTACCCACGACGAGTTCAAGGTGTCGGAGATGTTGCGGCGGTTCGGGTGGATTGTGCCGGCTTATCGAATGCCTAAGGGAGCCAAGCATGTATCCGTTCTTCGTGTTGTGGTTAGAGAAGATTTCTCTCGCGCCCTTGCAGAGCGGCTTTTGGTTGATATCATTAAGGTGTTGGCGGAGCTTGATACTCTTCCACCCAAAAGTGCTGCGAAAGCCATCGCCTTGGCGAAGGACGAGGATGCAGCGAATGATAGCGCAGTGAAGAAGACGGCAGAGGAGACAGAAATGGAAATTGTGAATGCTTGGATCGACATGATAACAAAGGCTACCAAAATCACTTGttgctgatttttttttttcgaacaTAAATAATTCTACGAGTTCGGTGACTATCTCATAAAAATTGTAATACGTTACTATTAAAAAGCAATAGCGAAATATATACACTGTATGCTGTCAAAGTCTCATCGTCGTTCAATTCTAGTATGCTCTATTCATTAGTCGTACAAGCACAAGTACTACTTTTTGGcgcataaattttttttggcaCTAATCACGGATTGATTGTCGAGGATCGATAACGACCGATAAGAGTACTTTAAAATGGTGAAGTTCCTTAGAATTGAATCGAGCACCATCACTAGAGAGGGGACGAGAGCTAGCAAGGATGTTGAGCCACAAAGGGGGTGTATTGCGacatcccacattgattggagaggagaacgagtgctaacgaggatgctgggccacAAAGGGGGTGTATTgcgaaatcccacatcgattggagaggggaacgagtgctaacgaggatgctgggccctaaaCGGAGTTGATTATGAGATCGCACATTGATTAGAGCgagaaacgagtgccaacgaagaTGTTGGGTTCCAAATGAGGTGGATTGTCAGATcctacctcggttggagagggaaacaaaacatttttttataagggtgtgaaaacctctctcttaggaaacacgttttaaaaactttgaggagaagcctaACTGGATAATACCAACTAGCtcggcttgagttgttacaataTATGTACTAGAGTTGGTAACCACAAAGTTGTGCCCTAAGTATTTATGGCGGGGTCTTCTTCCATGTATTTGATGTGGTCTATCAGGGTCATACTCTACACGATATGAGATCACTCGACGAGGTCATTACTTACATGTATATGAAATGATCTATCAAGATTGTGTGACATGAACCCACATTGAGAGTCATTTCTTACATGTATATGATCGTGATGGTGACGCATGATGATAAATCAGTGATAGAATTGTGTCTTGTGATAGATTGGAATGGTTTTAGCTTTTTTAGCATTTCCAGATATATTTAGTAAACTTTTATCTTTATTCATTAATTCGTTCCTTTTATTCGAATATGAAAGGACAGGTTGTCAAATTTacgaatattaaaataataaatttcgatcacaaaatatttgtgacatactaaaaaaatatgattatgaaaGAGTCCAGCTGTTGGTCGGAAttaaaatggtttttttttttttttctaattttttattccaatttCACCTTATGCTCCAAACCAAAACAATATGCcgcaaaattcaaatatatatatcatacgTATAAGGTCAACCATgtcttaaaaaagaaactttagaaataagatattaaataatatcaaaattttatataaataataataaataattttaactaattaagttttagtttaattttcattcattaatattataaatattatgcTTTAAAACTTAGATTTTTCTCAAATATAATATgttaacaatttttaa
This window encodes:
- the LOC111809457 gene encoding glutamate decarboxylase-like codes for the protein MASSNPCSKSPESVHSSPFASRYVQNPTPKFVMPENSMSKEAAAQIINDELMLDGNPRLNLASFVTTWMEPECDKLIMDSINKNYVNMDEYPVTTEIQNRCINMIAHLFNAPLGDSDVAVGAGTVGSSEAIMLAGLAFKRKWQSKRKAEGKAFDKPNLVTGANFHVCWEKFCRYFEVELREVKVREGYYVMDPFEAVEMVDENTICVASIFGSTYNGEFEDVKALNDLLMKKNKESGWDTPIHVDAASGGFIAPFLYPELEWDFRLPLVKSINVSGHKYGLVYAGIGWVIWRTTQDLPQQLIFHIDYLGADQSTFTLNFSKGSSQVIAQYYQLIRLGFEGYRKVMQNCRDNAMALKEGLQNTGQFTIVSKDIGVPVVAFSLKDRSTHDEFKVSEMLRRFGWIVPAYRMPKGAKHVSVLRVVVREDFSRALAERLLVDIIKVLAELDTLPPKSAAKAIALAKDEDAANDSAVKKTAEETEMEIVNAWIDMITKATKITCC